A region from the Maledivibacter sp. genome encodes:
- a CDS encoding DUF87 domain-containing protein, whose protein sequence is MKRNSLIIGENIAKVYGIVKYPQKVDYGWLSKLTNVPKTITSITFNPVDGSDFMDSISSSIIRNRSDAVYNKDPILQQRAERAALDGDKMIESIDGDNQSVGAMSLSIMPLSKDDKDFEKVCRKTQSAIASSKCKGRVLANLQEQAFKNLSPYYRRHKDIGNILQRVMPMSTFVGGYPFSTSGYSDGRGYYFAKDSSGGLVVLDTWKRGGDRTNSNFTILGVAGVGKSTVVKHLAISEYMKGTRILFIDPESEYRELCQALGGDVINAGGGSNGRINPLQIRDIPATSEEDEAEGLGAMALHLKNVEVFFNLYMELTEIQKALLKSALIELYNNFEIYWDTDIRPLKNEDFPIMKDLYELILEKSKEETDYKELSTLLKDIAIGGDSFLFGGHSSIKAESRCICLDTFSLQNASDNVKKTQYFNLLTWCWNEMSKDRTEPVLLIADEAYLMIDPRVPQSLVFLRDVAKRARKYEAGLAIVSHSVVDFLAPPIRMYGQALLDIPCFKVLLGTDGKNRVTRS, encoded by the coding sequence ATGAAAAGAAACAGTTTAATAATAGGTGAAAATATAGCCAAGGTTTATGGCATAGTCAAATATCCTCAAAAAGTGGATTATGGTTGGTTATCCAAACTCACCAATGTTCCTAAAACCATTACAAGTATAACCTTCAACCCCGTTGACGGTAGTGATTTCATGGATAGTATATCCAGTAGCATTATCCGCAATAGAAGTGATGCTGTCTACAATAAAGATCCCATTTTACAACAACGAGCTGAACGGGCAGCTCTTGATGGGGATAAAATGATCGAGAGTATTGATGGTGATAATCAATCGGTAGGTGCAATGAGTCTAAGCATTATGCCCTTATCCAAAGACGATAAGGATTTTGAAAAAGTATGTAGAAAAACTCAGAGTGCCATCGCTTCATCTAAATGTAAAGGGAGAGTTCTTGCTAACCTTCAAGAGCAAGCTTTCAAGAACCTCTCACCTTATTACAGAAGACATAAGGACATAGGAAATATACTACAAAGAGTCATGCCAATGAGTACATTTGTTGGTGGTTATCCTTTTTCAACTAGTGGCTACAGTGATGGTAGAGGGTATTACTTTGCAAAGGATTCCAGTGGAGGACTGGTTGTGCTAGATACATGGAAACGAGGTGGCGATAGAACCAACAGTAATTTCACCATACTTGGTGTGGCAGGCGTAGGAAAATCCACAGTGGTCAAACATCTTGCCATATCTGAATATATGAAAGGTACTCGAATTCTTTTTATCGATCCTGAATCAGAGTATCGAGAGCTATGCCAAGCGTTGGGTGGCGATGTGATTAATGCAGGTGGTGGCAGTAATGGTCGAATCAATCCATTACAGATAAGAGATATACCTGCAACCAGTGAAGAAGATGAAGCTGAGGGTTTGGGTGCAATGGCTCTTCATCTAAAAAATGTAGAGGTATTTTTCAATCTTTATATGGAACTTACAGAAATTCAAAAAGCTCTATTAAAATCAGCCTTAATCGAACTCTATAACAACTTTGAGATTTATTGGGATACAGATATTAGACCTTTAAAGAATGAAGATTTTCCTATCATGAAGGACTTGTATGAACTGATATTAGAAAAGTCAAAAGAAGAAACAGATTATAAAGAACTGTCAACATTACTTAAAGATATCGCTATAGGTGGCGATTCTTTTTTATTTGGTGGACATAGTAGTATCAAAGCAGAATCCAGATGCATTTGCCTAGATACTTTTTCATTACAAAATGCCAGTGATAACGTGAAGAAAACTCAATATTTTAATCTATTGACCTGGTGTTGGAATGAGATGAGTAAAGACAGAACAGAACCCGTCTTACTTATTGCTGATGAAGCTTATTTAATGATTGATCCAAGAGTGCCACAATCCTTGGTTTTTCTTAGGGATGTAGCTAAGCGAGCAAGAAAGTATGAAGCAGGCTTGGCTATCGTATCTCATTCAGTCGTGGATTTCCTTGCACCACCAATCAGAATGTATGGTCAAGCATTACTAGATATCCCGTGTTTTAAGGTACTCTTAGGCACAGATGGCAAGAATCGTGTGACACGTTCCTAA
- a CDS encoding DUF3846 domain-containing protein, with translation MKIKGIHVRVGEKPEIIEFKNSNQNFKLLVEGKAQLVILDNNTVMFCNEVGKLLGLEGNRELDNGDVIAGNFIIVGDNGGEEPISLTDEQVEKYMKRFDKIEYYVKIPLVDDMEECL, from the coding sequence ATGAAAATAAAAGGTATACATGTTCGAGTAGGAGAAAAACCAGAAATTATTGAATTTAAAAATAGCAATCAAAATTTTAAACTACTGGTTGAAGGGAAAGCTCAACTGGTAATCTTAGATAATAACACAGTTATGTTTTGTAATGAGGTTGGTAAGCTTTTGGGATTAGAAGGTAACAGAGAACTTGACAATGGTGACGTTATTGCAGGCAACTTTATTATAGTTGGTGATAATGGTGGAGAAGAGCCTATATCCTTAACTGACGAACAGGTAGAGAAGTACATGAAACGTTTTGATAAAATCGAGTACTATGTGAAGATTCCTTTAGTTGATGATATGGAGGAATGCCTATGA
- a CDS encoding C40 family peptidase gives MAVDPLTIAKVATTIGKLGSSENGRWIILIAVLTPLILILLLLSSPFIIFSSLFNGGSSEEDISVQAYMLELQTEFQEKIEIEQQDPDMDSIETIVMGSEDNTLIDNSVQVLSFFSVLQTTENGEQVAYIDGASKEKLEILFWEMNQIDVVIEEEREEKTVTDANGNTSIITITIHHKTITINSLTAEEMATRYKFDTDQNQLLKEVLQSSDYILGIDGQMFLINDEIDLIKSYLPVDYHTDRDLIVGKAKSLVGKVSYFWGGKSLATDWDNRWGTPREVTADGSRSTGTVRPFGLDCSGYITWVFANTGLDHTTIDRTIGHGVTAQWNISTSITKVQVKEGDLAFIAAPNTRKINHIGIVVAVSDNGKILVAHCNSSANNVSIDDAETKGFRYFRRPAILIENKGDDTK, from the coding sequence ATGGCAGTAGACCCATTAACCATAGCAAAAGTAGCAACCACTATTGGCAAACTTGGTTCAAGTGAGAATGGGCGGTGGATCATACTTATAGCTGTATTAACACCGCTTATATTGATTTTACTCTTACTATCTTCACCATTCATCATATTTTCTAGTTTATTTAATGGTGGAAGCAGTGAAGAAGACATTTCAGTTCAGGCATATATGTTAGAGTTACAAACCGAGTTTCAAGAAAAAATTGAAATAGAACAACAAGACCCTGATATGGATTCTATTGAAACCATTGTCATGGGCAGTGAAGATAACACCTTGATTGATAATTCAGTTCAAGTGTTATCTTTTTTTAGTGTTTTACAAACAACAGAAAATGGTGAGCAAGTTGCTTATATCGATGGAGCAAGTAAAGAAAAATTGGAGATACTCTTTTGGGAAATGAATCAGATAGATGTGGTTATTGAAGAGGAAAGAGAAGAAAAGACTGTGACAGATGCAAATGGCAATACATCAATAATTACAATTACAATCCATCATAAAACTATCACCATTAATAGTTTAACAGCAGAAGAAATGGCTACAAGATATAAGTTTGATACTGATCAAAATCAACTTTTAAAGGAAGTCCTTCAGAGTAGTGATTATATCCTTGGGATAGATGGACAGATGTTTCTTATAAATGATGAAATTGATTTGATAAAATCCTATTTGCCAGTAGACTATCATACTGATAGAGATTTGATAGTAGGGAAAGCTAAGAGCTTAGTTGGTAAAGTATCTTACTTCTGGGGTGGCAAAAGCCTAGCAACAGATTGGGATAATAGATGGGGAACACCTAGAGAAGTAACTGCTGATGGTAGCAGGTCAACTGGGACAGTAAGACCCTTTGGACTAGATTGTAGTGGTTATATAACTTGGGTGTTTGCCAATACTGGATTAGATCATACGACCATTGATAGAACTATTGGACATGGTGTTACAGCCCAGTGGAACATTTCAACATCTATCACTAAAGTACAAGTAAAGGAAGGTGATCTGGCATTTATAGCTGCACCCAACACAAGAAAAATCAATCATATTGGAATCGTTGTTGCAGTAAGTGATAATGGCAAAATTCTTGTAGCTCATTGTAATTCAAGTGCTAATAATGTTTCTATTGATGACGCTGAAACAAAAGGATTTCGTTATTTTAGAAGACCTGCCATATTAATTGAAAATAAAGGAGATGATACGAAATGA
- the ltrA gene encoding group II intron reverse transcriptase/maturase, with protein MTTKGKKKAKLRYVEYYDLQDVLDKLYSKSLDGKIFKKLMPLITSEENIRLAFRTLKKNKGSKTAGTDNRTIKNLAKLSDERLIYLVKRKLSWYEPQPVKRVKIPKPNDPTKLRPLGIPTIMDRLIQQCVLQILEPICEAKFHDSSYGFRPNRSTKHAIAETYRLMQLSQCSFVVDIDIKGFFDNVNHGKLLKQMWHMGIRDKTLISIISTMLKAEIAGIGFPEKGTPQGGIISPLLSNIVLNELDWWIDSQWVSMPTKKQYATGMNPQGTPINSSRYGSLRRLTNLKECYIVRYADDFKIFCKSKVDADKLYFAVKDWLKNRLGLEINEQKSQVVNLKKRYSEFLGLKLKLRRQGKKSNGKPKYIVKSHITEKSAEKIVQKAHELIYKIQYPKDRNGQFTATYMYNSFVIGVHNYYNMATRVQEDFRKIAFPIHKSLKARLRERLKKRKQLDKRKIKYTIPKHIQECYGKSKQLRFIGSDKVLVPIGYVSHKKPMAKAKVINKYTPKGREQIHKRLEQVNMDILHYLMRNPIKNSSIEFNDNRLSLYCAQRGKCAVSKITLEKGDIYCHHKKPRYQGGKDNYRNLTIVSEVIHKLIHANREETIFRLLSALSLDKSQIMKLNKLRKLVNVDNCFVIPVEIHDGTPCEGKLSCTV; from the coding sequence ATGACAACAAAAGGCAAGAAAAAGGCAAAACTACGGTATGTTGAATATTATGATTTACAGGATGTTTTAGACAAACTTTATTCAAAAAGCTTAGATGGTAAGATATTTAAAAAACTGATGCCATTAATTACATCCGAAGAAAATATTCGATTAGCATTTCGTACACTAAAGAAAAATAAAGGAAGTAAAACAGCAGGTACAGATAATAGAACAATTAAAAATCTAGCTAAATTAAGTGATGAACGACTTATTTACCTTGTCAAAAGAAAGCTAAGCTGGTATGAACCACAGCCCGTTAAAAGGGTTAAAATTCCAAAACCAAATGACCCTACAAAATTGCGACCACTTGGGATACCCACTATTATGGATAGGCTTATACAACAGTGTGTTCTACAAATACTAGAACCTATTTGTGAAGCGAAATTCCATGATAGCAGTTATGGATTCAGACCTAACAGAAGTACAAAACATGCAATTGCGGAGACGTATAGATTGATGCAATTAAGCCAATGTAGCTTTGTAGTAGATATCGACATTAAAGGATTCTTCGATAATGTCAATCATGGAAAACTACTAAAGCAGATGTGGCACATGGGGATTAGAGATAAAACCTTAATTTCTATTATATCAACCATGTTAAAGGCAGAAATTGCTGGTATTGGATTTCCAGAGAAAGGAACTCCTCAAGGGGGAATCATATCTCCTTTATTATCTAATATAGTTCTAAATGAATTAGATTGGTGGATTGATAGCCAATGGGTATCAATGCCAACTAAAAAGCAATATGCGACTGGAATGAATCCACAGGGAACGCCTATCAACAGTAGTAGATATGGTTCGCTTAGGAGACTAACAAACCTTAAAGAGTGTTATATAGTAAGGTATGCTGATGATTTTAAAATATTTTGTAAATCCAAAGTAGACGCTGACAAACTATATTTTGCAGTAAAAGATTGGTTGAAGAATCGGCTAGGGTTAGAGATTAATGAACAGAAATCACAGGTTGTTAATCTAAAAAAGAGATACTCGGAATTTCTTGGGTTAAAACTAAAGCTACGAAGACAAGGGAAAAAGAGCAATGGTAAGCCCAAATATATTGTTAAAAGTCATATCACTGAAAAATCAGCAGAAAAGATTGTTCAAAAAGCCCATGAATTAATATATAAGATTCAATATCCAAAGGACAGAAATGGGCAATTTACTGCAACCTACATGTACAACTCTTTTGTAATAGGTGTACATAATTATTACAACATGGCAACACGTGTTCAAGAAGACTTTAGGAAAATTGCCTTTCCTATTCATAAGAGCCTAAAAGCAAGACTTCGAGAGAGATTGAAAAAGAGAAAACAATTAGACAAAAGGAAAATCAAATATACCATACCTAAGCACATACAGGAATGCTATGGAAAAAGTAAACAACTACGGTTTATAGGTAGCGATAAAGTACTAGTTCCTATCGGTTATGTATCTCATAAGAAACCTATGGCAAAAGCAAAGGTCATTAACAAGTATACCCCAAAGGGGAGAGAGCAAATACATAAGAGATTAGAACAAGTCAACATGGATATACTTCACTATCTAATGAGAAATCCTATAAAAAATAGTTCCATAGAATTTAATGATAATCGTCTATCCCTATATTGTGCACAAAGAGGTAAGTGTGCTGTCAGTAAAATAACCTTGGAGAAAGGCGATATATATTGCCACCATAAGAAACCACGATATCAAGGTGGGAAAGATAACTATCGAAATCTCACTATCGTATCAGAGGTTATACATAAGCTGATACACGCAAATAGAGAAGAAACGATTTTCCGTCTATTAAGTGCATTAAGTCTCGATAAATCTCAAATCATGAAGTTAAATAAATTAAGAAAACTTGTTAATGTTGATAACTGCTTTGTTATACCAGTTGAAATTCACGATGGAACGCCGTGTGAGGGGAAACTCTCGTGCACGGTGTGA
- a CDS encoding PadR family transcriptional regulator: MSKRQTDLTIYILLALLKEPLKGYDISKEVTRISEGEVKTLNASPYAKLKKMLEQELIEVTEEVNENRRIIYYGITEKGRHTIYEELNKLEVLISRIKKNTEGYE, from the coding sequence TTGTCAAAGAGACAAACAGATTTAACGATATATATTTTATTAGCATTATTGAAAGAACCACTTAAAGGGTATGATATTTCAAAAGAAGTTACTCGCATATCAGAAGGAGAAGTAAAAACATTAAATGCTTCACCCTATGCCAAGTTAAAGAAAATGTTAGAACAAGAACTTATTGAGGTAACAGAAGAAGTGAACGAAAATAGACGAATTATCTATTATGGAATTACAGAAAAAGGACGACATACGATTTATGAAGAGTTAAACAAACTTGAGGTATTAATATCTCGTATTAAGAAGAATACGGAGGGATATGAATGA
- a CDS encoding DUF4320 family protein codes for MNIIKNKKGEGYIDTVIVVFVVVLMIALATSVLPIFINKAKLDTFADKVVRYAEIEGRIGTQTTAKINQMINDTGLNPTAEWSTSGKIQLNNEFSLELTLETDIGFFSFGSFPITLTSKATGRSEVYWKD; via the coding sequence ATGAATATAATAAAAAACAAAAAAGGCGAAGGCTACATTGATACAGTAATCGTAGTTTTTGTAGTGGTTCTCATGATAGCACTTGCAACAAGCGTACTACCTATATTCATCAATAAAGCAAAACTAGATACCTTTGCCGACAAAGTAGTAAGATACGCAGAAATTGAAGGCAGAATAGGAACACAAACAACAGCAAAAATAAATCAAATGATAAATGATACAGGATTGAATCCGACAGCAGAATGGTCAACATCAGGAAAAATACAACTGAATAATGAGTTTAGCCTTGAACTTACACTAGAAACCGATATCGGTTTCTTTTCTTTTGGCTCATTTCCCATAACACTAACATCAAAAGCTACAGGAAGGAGTGAAGTCTATTGGAAAGATTAA